Below is a window of Populus alba chromosome 2, ASM523922v2, whole genome shotgun sequence DNA.
TTGAGATTGTTTTGAATCTCCAACCAAACTCGTCTAATACATCTTCAGCATATTGAGCTGCATTTTAGGCTTTTCCAATCAATGCCTCACAGATTCTTCTGCCTCTGGACTTTGCTCAGCGTCATGTAGAACAGCTTTTATAATGGTCAAGACCTCCTTCAGCTTTTCAAGCTTTCCCATAAATCCCCATGCAAGACTTGGCCATTCAATAGCAAGTGAACCCCCCCCTATTCAACATCTCCTCCATAGCAGATTGGAGAAATTAGCTGCCATGTTTTTCTATGTTAACTATTAATGACGAGAGAATTGCCTTGAAAGTTTTGGAAATAGAGGTggaaaagggggaaaaaaaacatagcatGTTGTTACTTTTGTGCTTATAAATCAGTGAAAGATGAGGTCTATTTCACTGAACCAAGAGTACCAATGAAATCAAACATTGTGCACTGGGCAACTGaggtctctttctttctttctccttttctgttCAAACGGTTCATGATTAATGAATATGGagtggaaacaaaaaaaaaaaaccaactccGCAAGGCCAAGGCCACTCGATTTGGAAGAACGCACATTCAAGCTTCAATGACATGAATCTCGAAATCATTAAACTCTTAGACTGGACTGAACTTGATTTGTCCTTTTACAATCAATCCCATCTCTGGTTTTCTAACCCTAAGCAAACTGTATTTGGCTCAAAATATAACACCCTCGGACTCCCGAGAGTATCAGGACTTGTATGCCAGAGCTTATTGATCTAAAAAAGATACaaacatgatattttatatttgacatACCAGTCATCAAGAGAGAATTTATACAGGGAGTGGATCAGGCCACCTTCGCTTTACCTCAGATTTCCACCTGACCTCCCTTAATTTCCCATTTAACCCATAATCCCTTTCCATAACAAGATTGATTCCCTCATCTGAATACCACCCAACTCCAATGCAAAGGATGCCATCTTTGCTGACATCAACATAACCAGTTACCCCTCCAGGCAGCCAAAGGACAGTTACATCCTGCATGTCTATTATCTCTTCCTCTCCAAAGTAAACTGGATTATCGGGCAGGCTTCTCTTTTTCAAGGTCTCTGTACAGAGATAGACATATGGGGTACCATTGCTTTCCTCTATAGCTATATCATCCCCAAATATTGGAGTGGCGCTCATCTCAAATACTTTCCAGGGCCCTGTGAGCTCTGATGGCTGGGTTCGTTTCCGCTGAGAAAATGGCTTCACATCAAACTCCAGATCACTGTTTTAAGTTAAAGCATAAAATTAGTTTCACCACAAAAGGAGATATATAAACTGTTCATGCTTGTAGCTCTATTCATAAGAACAGAGCAAATGAATGCACAAAAACGAAAGAGGGGGGTTTTGTACCCTGCTCGATAAGGTTGAACTAAAACTTGCACTGACCCATATTACCTCACTAATTCACCACTTGATCCAACATCCAAGGACTGTATATCTTAAAAATTACCTTTGAAACTTAAAGGATACAAATTATGAACATTTATCATTCAAAGCCGCAGTACCATATGGTACTGAATTGTAAATACCTTTCTGCATGAAGATTTGCAGGACTGACCCACTCTTCCTCGTAAACAGCAACTCTCATGATTTGTATATCTGAACCCCCATTGTTGAATTCTATGGTATGAACAATACGAAGTCTTTTGTGACAAcctttaaccaaacactaagcacaaaaaaacatcaacaaacaGAAGCACTGTTTTTCTCACTGTAAAATAAGAAATCGAAAAGCTCATGTATCATTAAAAAGCTCCATGGCACTACCAAAGCATGCTAAACTTACTTGTTCAAATTTAAAAGTCGGAGAAAGGTAATAGTTTGAATCATCAACTTCACCAACTGGAATATCAACTGGTCCCCTGGAATATGATCCGTCCTGAAAATTCATCGTGTAGACTATTATATCATTGACCTTACTGATCAGGTATGCAGAGGAATGGATGTACAAATGCATGTGTGCACGGACGCACACGTAGATATATAAGCAGTTTCCAGTTAAACAATTGATTGAAACTACAATTATGAGACTCCTTGAAACAACTACTCTAATAGCTCTGATGAAAGTGACAGCAATTAATCGGGTACACTGAATGTTAACATAAAGCAAACAAAGCACCACAGCATCAAAAACCCTAGTATAAAAATATGTGTCACTGCTTTCAATCCTCAAAAAAGTAGCCTGTGCATCACATGCTAGAACAGACATAACTTCCATCCAGTTTTATATCAATAACTAATTGCAGCTGGGGTTAATCATACCTCAAAGAAAACTAGTCCTGGTTCATTACCCATAACATCTTCATCCATTAAATCACTAGTTTCAAAGTTAAAAGATTCAAAACCAGGCAGAACATGATTCCTGATAGCAGGGCCAGCCATTTTTTCAGCAGGTAAAGATGCATCCCCTTCTTTATGATCATCTTTACTTCTATTGGTGCCCCCTATGTACTGTGGCACTTCACCATAAGGATTTAAAGTCACCCAATTAATCTTTCTTTGAATTTGAGATCTCTGTTCTCCAGATGGAAACGGCACTGCTTCAATGCGAGCAAGAGTGTAGCAATCATATAGGTTTTCATTCTTGCTTCCAACATCAATGGGCTCCATTTCAGCAGTAATTGGTGAAAATACAGCCCCCACCCCCTTCCATATCCCACTGAGACTACTGGTAAATGTATTCCATACTGGTCTTATCACAGGTTcctgaaagggaaaaaaacacgACTTCTCATCACTTTAAACTCCAAAACACCAAAAAGTAATTTAGCAATCAAAGTTTGAAACCTGTATTCTACGTGCaactaaaatgaaagaaaacatcCTTTAAGACTGATAACAATTCCCAAAATTCAAGCAATTCTATTTACCACTTATTGCAAATTCAAATACAAAAGCAATCATCACAAAACATACTGAGAAagtgaaagaagaagatgaagaagaagcagTATCGAAGTTTAAAACTTTGAAGCCTAATTATATGGGAATCTAAAATGGCAGAAAAGAGAATCCAAGCCACGTAACAAAATATCCCCAAATTCAAGCATTTCCATTCCAAATTCAATTACAAGAACGATCCAcataacaaaaaacacaaaatcaaaagaaagcaatAATGTTTTATAACTACCTGCGTTTGAAGAATAGTTTCAACCTCCATTAACATGGTACCAGACACCATAATTCTTCCAGCTTTATTCCTCTCCCCCCTGACAACTCTCCTTCCTTTCCTCCTCTTTTGTTTCCCTCTCTCCTTTTCCTTATCTGATGTGGCTTTTTCCATGTCATTGTCCATGCTCCATACATTTTCCTTCCTGCCCCTTGCTTTCACCCTCGCTTTACTCTGGTCTTGCCGAGGTTTGTTGTGGCACTGTGTTATCATGTTGAGTTTTTTGGGTTTGGGAAAACCGGAGGG
It encodes the following:
- the LOC118042158 gene encoding uncharacterized protein; its protein translation is MQSPCLHLCKVFSSKPHSGFYYHTLKTTQNPSGFPKPKKLNMITQCHNKPRQDQSKARVKARGRKENVWSMDNDMEKATSDKEKERGKQKRRKGRRVVRGERNKAGRIMVSGTMLMEVETILQTQEPVIRPVWNTFTSSLSGIWKGVGAVFSPITAEMEPIDVGSKNENLYDCYTLARIEAVPFPSGEQRSQIQRKINWVTLNPYGEVPQYIGGTNRSKDDHKEGDASLPAEKMAGPAIRNHVLPGFESFNFETSDLMDEDVMGNEPGLVFFEDGSYSRGPVDIPVGEVDDSNYYLSPTFKFEQCLVKGCHKRLRIVHTIEFNNGGSDIQIMRVAVYEEEWVSPANLHAESDLEFDVKPFSQRKRTQPSELTGPWKVFEMSATPIFGDDIAIEESNGTPYVYLCTETLKKRSLPDNPVYFGEEEIIDMQDVTVLWLPGGVTGYVDVSKDGILCIGVGWYSDEGINLVMERDYGLNGKLREVRWKSEVKRRWPDPLPV